The following coding sequences lie in one Arachis ipaensis cultivar K30076 chromosome B05, Araip1.1, whole genome shotgun sequence genomic window:
- the LOC107643810 gene encoding uncharacterized protein LOC107643810: MRNHSNSRRILSFEKLSVAQVSPPVWISSGRVTVGPTSLLRRPIPFKMARKGRFTRKLKIGPGCQQPQTAPPPVPPPASASHRDDSKVLQKSGDSVPPTSRPFLPPRSVPRPAPQMSTTNIQNSESSHVNSADNANDVDSVDQAADESFVNSRAQNRKGRKTTEFWEVRIIDSDGTIKPARLSVREAMEQPNGRKIVLRFNNAKQAIGNEAGLLSGVLGLLGSDFGKFPICEECWRKITTKDKVYNECVKQIFHIDEDSEGTIKKNILKSMGKSWKETRLRLYNAYFEPTCTTEQDIENRPPGIDREHWRWFLDYRAKPEMKEKCKKNTKNRSKQQYTHTGGSKSFARQIEEESEQQGRIVGRGELWITMNKKKRTAPI; this comes from the exons ATGAGAAATCATTCTAACTCGCGTCGGATCCTAAGTTTCGAGAAGCTGTCGGTCGCTCAAGTCTCTCCGCCCGTGTGGATATCTTCCGGTCGAGTTACTGTTGGCCCAACGTCTCTGCTACG GCGCCCTATACCTTTTAAGATGGCTAGAAAAGGTCGTTTCACAAGAAAACTGAAAATAGGACCAGGATGTCAGCAACCACAAACGGCTCCACCTCCGGTCCCGCCTCCGGCCTCGGCTTCCCACCGTGATGACTCTAAAGTTCTCCAGAAGAGTGGTGATAGTGTCCCTCCAACTTCACGTCCATTCCTTCCGCCGCGTAGTGTACCAAGGCCGGCTCCACAAATGAGCACAACTAACATTCAGAACTCGGAGTCAAGCCATGTAAACTCGGCAGATAATGCTAATGATGTAGATTCTGTTGATCAAGCAGCTGATGAGTCCTTTGTTAATTCTAGAGCTCAGAATCGCAAAGGACGCAAGACTACAGAGTTTTGGGAAGTCAGGATAATCG ATTCCGATGGCACAATCAAGCCGGCAAGACTAAGCGTGAGGGAGGCCATGGAACAGCCTAACGGTAGAAAGATCGTCCTCAGGTTCAACAATGCAAAGCAAGCCATTGGAAACGAAGCTGGACTGTTGAGTGGCGTGCTTGGTCTGCTAGGATCTGACTTTGGAAAGTTTCCTATCTGTGAGGAATGCTGGCGTAAGATTACAACTAAGGACAAAGTTTATAACGAATGTGTGAAG CAAATTTTCCACATTGATGAAGATAGCGAAGGAACTATCAAGAAAAATATCTTGAAAAGTATGGGGAAGTCTTGGAAGGAGACAAGGCTGAGGTTGTATAATGCTTATTTCGAGCCAACGTGCACGACTGAACAAGATATTGAGAACCGTCCACCGGGAATCGATCGAGAGCATTGGAGATGGTTCCTTGACTATCGCGCCAAACCTGAAATGAAG GAGAAGTGCAAGAAAAATACGAAGAATCGATCAAAACAACAATATACCCACACTGGCGGTTCGAAAAGCTTTGCACGACAGATCGAAGAAGAG TCGGAACAACAAGGGAGAATAGTCGGAAGAGGGGAGCTATGGATCacaatgaacaaaaaaaaaaggacgGCTCCTATATGA